The Maridesulfovibrio salexigens DSM 2638 region GCGATCCTGAAACTCCGGATCTTCAGCCAGAGGCTCAAGCTTACGTAACTGAGCAAGGTCGGTAACCCAATCTTCACCTATCTTTTCAGTGATAAGCTCGGATAAAGGCTGATTGCATTGGCGTAACCATCTGCGTGGAGTAATACCGTTTGTAACCGAGGTGAAGCGGCCCGGGTACATTTCCACAAAATCCTGAAAGATGCTCTTCTTAATCAATTCTCCATGCAGAGCTGAGACCCCGTTCACAATGAAGCTGCCCACAACAGCCAGCCATGCCATACGCACCTGCGGAGAATCACTGTCCTCGACTATGGACATGCGCTTAAGCCTATTCTCATCGCCGGGAAAGCGACTCTTCACATCTTCCATGAAACGGCGGTTGATCTCGAAAATTATGGAGACATGCCGGGGCAGGACCTTGCGCATCATGTCCAGCGGCCATGTTTCAAGGGCTTCCGGCATGACAGTATGGTTGGTGTAAGCAAAAGTGCGGCGGCAAATGCGCCATGCCACATCCCAGTTCAGCATATGCTCATCAATCAGGATACGCATGAGTTCCGGAATAGCGATTGCTGGGTGGGTTTCGTTAAGCTGGACTACAGCCCGGTTGGGAAGTTCGGAAAAATCGAGCTTAAGCTTCATAAAACGGCGCATCATATCCTGAATAGTTGCCGAGACAAAAAAGTACTGCTGCACAAGACGCAACTCGCGCCCTTCACTTAACCTGTCATTGGGATAAAGCACCTTGGAAATGGTCTGTGAACGGACAGCATCTTCCATGGAACGGATGTAGTCACCACTGTTAAACAGATCAAAATTAAACCGTCTTGCAGGCTGCGCTTCCCAGAGGCGCATGTTAATAACATTTCCATTCCTGTATCCCGGGATAAGCATATCAACAGGCACTGCCATAACCTTTGCGCTGTCCGCCCAGCGATGGCGTACCGAACCGTCCTCATGCGTATACTGCTCTTCGCGTCCGTAAAGACGGACAGTAAACATAAAACCTTTGCGGTTGAATTCCCATGGATTACCACTATGCAGCCAGTCGTCCGGGGCTTCAACCTGTTCGCCGTTTTCAATGGCCTGTTTGAATATTCCGTACTCATACCTGATTCCATATCCGTATCCGGGAATGCCGAGACTCGCCATAGAATCGAGGAAACATGAAGCGAGCCTCCCCAACCCGCCGTTCCCCAGTCCGGCATCAGCTTCGGCACCTTCAGCCTCATCAAGGGTAACACCGAATTTTTCCAAGACCTCGGTTACTTCCTTTTCCACCCCGAGGCTTATGGTGTTGCTTGCCAGCGACTTTCCAGTCAGGAACTCCAAAGAAAGATAATAAACACTTTTGGCCCGCTGATTGTAGTAGGAACGCTGGGTTTTTATCCAGTTTCCTACAAGCCGGTCACGCAATGTGTATGCAAGCGATTGATAAAGCGAAAACAGGTCGGTACGGCCATAATCACGGCCCAAATACGACAGGTGATGCCGGCAGACACAATTAACAAGGGATTCAACGTCCATTCCCCCAATCTCTTCCAGAAACTCAGCAATATCCTTTTTAGGCATAGCTTCCTCTCTATCTATTCGAAATTGATATCTTTAAATCCACACGTATCAAAACAAAAACCAACACTGCCTCACAAAAATAAGTTCTACATAGTTATTATACATCAACTCACCAAAAAAAGTAACGCAAACATATTTTTTTGATTGCAACAAAAGACAACTGCCAGACATATAGAAATCAAACTGAATTACTAAATCCCTAAGCAGTTGGTTAAACCATACTAAATTCGGCAAGTTATTATATGTTGCACATCAGACTTCTAAAAAAGTAGAAAGTTTTTTAATATTCTACTTCACCTTTATATGCATATAATGCTATTCATGGTTAGTCTTAGTTGATTAAATTTTCTAAGAGGATATTCACTTTAATCTAAAGTTTATACACCAAACACAATACGTTCCTACATCAACAGACTAAAAAATATTTAATACATAAATTATACGGCAACCGTAAAACATGGGAAGGGAGAGAATATGGAAGATCATCTTAAAGAAGCACTTGAAATAGTAAAAGCACAGGCCAGTGTTAGAACCATGACTGAAGAAGAAATTACTTCCATGGTACATAAACTTGCCGCAGGAATAAAAAAAATAAGCGAAGGAATGCTCGACAGCAACTCTCCAGAACCGACTCCCCCGGTAGACCCCAAGAAAGCGATCAGGGAAAAAAGCATTATCTGCCTTGAGTCAGGAAAATCATTTAAAGTCCTGACCAAAAGACATCTGGCAAAATACGGCCTGACTCCTGACGAGTATCGCGAAAAGTGGGGATACGCCAAAAAGACTCCGCTGGTCTGTAAATCCCTGCAACGGGAAAGGCGCAAGAAGATGAAGGAAATGAAACTCTGGGAAAAACGCAAGAAACAATAGAGCGTTCAAAAAAACTAAAACATAAAACAAAATGCCCGGTATCTTTTCAGATACCGGGCATTTTCAATACAATAAAAATTAGTTCTACAAGCTGCCTGTTTTTACCAATTATCAGAAGGCGGCTGGTAATAAAATTCCACCCTGCGGTTGATAGCCCTGTTTCTATTGGAAGTATTGGGAACCAAAGGTTTAGTCCCGGCATACCCTACAGCCTTTAACCTCTTCGATGAAACACCGGACTTTTTGAGTATGTAACGCAGGCAGGAAGCCGCCCGGGCAGCTGAAAGCTCCCAGTTGGAACTGTAAATATTATTCTTGGTAGCCCGGTCATCTGTATGTCCGCGCACCACCAGATTAAAATCTTTCTTTTTCATAATACTGGCCACCTTATCCAGCAGGACAGTGGCCTTGGGATTAATCTGGGCGGTTCCGGGTTTAAAAATAGCCCGGGTGGGAACCCTGACCAGAACCCCCTGCTGGTCAGTATTCACTGCCATCAGCTTCTCCATTTTACCCGCCGAGATAAAAGCCCTGATATCAACCTCAAGGGCATGCATATCTTTTTTGGCTTTTGCGCTTACGGAAGAAGCGGAGTGGGGACTTTTGGAAAAGGCCATATGCTTTCCGGATTTATCCTGACTCTGCATACCAAAAGCATCGCGCATGGAACCTTTCAAGGTCTCAAAGTTGGCAACATCCTGGTTAGCAAAGGAAAGCAGCAAAACAAAAAAACAAAGCAGCAGGGTAACCATATCCGCAAAGGTGGCCATCCACGGCGGCAAGCCTTCTTCCGGCGGCGGCTCCGCTTTAGCTTTCGCTACAATATATATTATCTCTTCTTTTTTACGGGGCACTAAAATACACTCCGGGCAAAACCGTTCTATTCAAAAAACAGATAACGGCTACCCGCCCATATTGCAAATCCAAAGTCAGCTATCCAAGCATACGCCTGATTTCACTGACCATAACGTCGCAAGTCGGCAGCGGTTTAAGAAAAATTGAATTCGAAACGCAGGGCACTTCAGCCAGATCAATAGGAATGCTGAACTCCGGTGACCCTGTATAAATTATAAATTTGAGCTCCGGCCATTTTTGCCGGGCCTCTTTAATAAAATCAGTACCATTCATACCGGGAAGCCGCAAATCAACGACAACCAGATCAACCTGCTGCGTTTCAAGGAAGCTTAAAGCTTCCTCTGAACTTTCGACCTCGTAAACTTCAAAATCCTCATCTTCAAGGCTTATCGCAAGACTTTCCCTGACATGGATATCATCGTCCAGAACAAGTATTGAGTGTGACATAATTAAGCCTCCCGCCCAGAAATGGGGATCTTGATTCCAAACCGGGTCCAACTGCCCGGTACTGAGCTTACTTCCATAAGCCCTTTATGCTGATCTGTTATAATAAAATATGAGACAGAAAGACCCAATCCAGTCCCGGACCCCACTCTTTTAGTAGAATAAAAAGGTTCAAAGACTCTTTTACGAACATCCTCTTCCATTCCCGGGCCATTGTCTTCAACTTCAATAACGGCCATGTGACCATCTTTTTTTAATCTTAAAATGAAACATGGTTTATCTTCAACATATTCCTTCTCCATCATTGCCTGTGCTCCGTTTTTAAGCAGATTAAGAAAAACCTGCTGGAGCTCGTTCTCCTCGCAGACAACACTTGAAAGTTCTGAGCTATACTCTTTAATTATTTCAATTTTTCTAAAATCATACTCGCTCTTCAGATCGTAATCATTGGCTGCCAATTCAAGTGTATTATTCATCAATTCAGCGAGATTGCACTCACCAAACTTACGTTCGCTCTTACGGCTGAAGCGGAGCATGTTACTGACTATGGTTGCTGCTCGGTTGCAGGATTCAGAAATCCCATTCAGCATTTTCGGAACATCCCTTCTGGAAAGATATTCCCGAATATTTTCCAGATCGACATTACATTCACAGGCTGTCTCGTGGTTTTTATCCAGATCCTTATAGATACGATTAAGAATATTCTGGGAGTTACCGACAATGGCCGCGAGGGGGTTATTAATTTCGTGGGCCATGCCCGCAGCCAGACCGCCGACAGACATCATTTTTTCGGACTGGATCATCATCTGCTCCAGATTGCATCGTTCAGTCACATCGTCTATCTGGATAACCGCCCCATCAACGCCGTTGGCAATAAGCGGAAAAATAGTAACATCCTCGTAGCAGGTGCCGCTCTCGCCCTGCCGGGTTTTACGCTCCTCACAGCAGGGCTTACGAGTCCTGATAGTCTCTCTGATCTTGTCCATCTCCGAAGCCATACGCGGAAACACAGATACGAGAGACTTTCCCTGAGCATCTCCGGCAGATATTCCTGTAACCTTTTCTGCGGTCATATTCCACTGAGTAACGTGCCCCTCAGCATCCACCCCCACAAGGACAGAGGGCATTGAATCAATAATATTGGATAAATAGTTTCGTAGTCTACGTAACTCCTCACGCTGGCGATACTCTTCGGACGCATCCCTGAAAACAAGGACTGTTCCTGAGATATCCCCTTTCTCG contains the following coding sequences:
- a CDS encoding response regulator, whose translation is MSHSILVLDDDIHVRESLAISLEDEDFEVYEVESSEEALSFLETQQVDLVVVDLRLPGMNGTDFIKEARQKWPELKFIIYTGSPEFSIPIDLAEVPCVSNSIFLKPLPTCDVMVSEIRRMLG
- a CDS encoding glycogen/starch/alpha-glucan phosphorylase, with translation MPKKDIAEFLEEIGGMDVESLVNCVCRHHLSYLGRDYGRTDLFSLYQSLAYTLRDRLVGNWIKTQRSYYNQRAKSVYYLSLEFLTGKSLASNTISLGVEKEVTEVLEKFGVTLDEAEGAEADAGLGNGGLGRLASCFLDSMASLGIPGYGYGIRYEYGIFKQAIENGEQVEAPDDWLHSGNPWEFNRKGFMFTVRLYGREEQYTHEDGSVRHRWADSAKVMAVPVDMLIPGYRNGNVINMRLWEAQPARRFNFDLFNSGDYIRSMEDAVRSQTISKVLYPNDRLSEGRELRLVQQYFFVSATIQDMMRRFMKLKLDFSELPNRAVVQLNETHPAIAIPELMRILIDEHMLNWDVAWRICRRTFAYTNHTVMPEALETWPLDMMRKVLPRHVSIIFEINRRFMEDVKSRFPGDENRLKRMSIVEDSDSPQVRMAWLAVVGSFIVNGVSALHGELIKKSIFQDFVEMYPGRFTSVTNGITPRRWLRQCNQPLSELITEKIGEDWVTDLAQLRKLEPLAEDPEFQDRWYKCKLKEKQRLVEYARSEYGLYLPADWMYDVHVKRIHEYKRQLLNVLHAVTLYCRLKKDPNSVTVPRLKIFAGKAAPGYFIAKRIIRLINSVGAVVNSDSAVNHKLRIAFMPNYRVSQAERIIPATDLSEQISLAGTEASGTGNMKFALNGALTIGTLDGANIEIMEEVGREHMFIFGMDADEVGARRHNGYNPSEIASTDQELAEALHYIGDGTFSEGDRELFRPILDTLFNGGDQYMVLADYRSYVDAQDRVDELWMDCKKWLRSSILNTAGSGHFSSDRAIMDYARNIWGVRPMKMDK
- a CDS encoding two-component system sensor histidine kinase NtrB, whose translation is MNGYRYAGTKMLLTFGFVAAMLWVIDSYFDFTWFNQAGRPFDYYLLPFDNMHEIYMRGMLVCFIFVGGAVVSFLYDRVVRSEKLARESETEIQTIFNSIGDAVIATDCNGKVTRMNPVARQLTGWSIDEAEGRPLAEVFKIVNSVTRHPCASPVDTVLKTKGVVGLSNHTALISRSGEEFHIADSAAPVFNEKGDISGTVLVFRDASEEYRQREELRRLRNYLSNIIDSMPSVLVGVDAEGHVTQWNMTAEKVTGISAGDAQGKSLVSVFPRMASEMDKIRETIRTRKPCCEERKTRQGESGTCYEDVTIFPLIANGVDGAVIQIDDVTERCNLEQMMIQSEKMMSVGGLAAGMAHEINNPLAAIVGNSQNILNRIYKDLDKNHETACECNVDLENIREYLSRRDVPKMLNGISESCNRAATIVSNMLRFSRKSERKFGECNLAELMNNTLELAANDYDLKSEYDFRKIEIIKEYSSELSSVVCEENELQQVFLNLLKNGAQAMMEKEYVEDKPCFILRLKKDGHMAVIEVEDNGPGMEEDVRKRVFEPFYSTKRVGSGTGLGLSVSYFIITDQHKGLMEVSSVPGSWTRFGIKIPISGREA
- a CDS encoding MucR family transcriptional regulator — encoded protein: MEDHLKEALEIVKAQASVRTMTEEEITSMVHKLAAGIKKISEGMLDSNSPEPTPPVDPKKAIREKSIICLESGKSFKVLTKRHLAKYGLTPDEYREKWGYAKKTPLVCKSLQRERRKKMKEMKLWEKRKKQ
- a CDS encoding OmpA/MotB family protein is translated as MPRKKEEIIYIVAKAKAEPPPEEGLPPWMATFADMVTLLLCFFVLLLSFANQDVANFETLKGSMRDAFGMQSQDKSGKHMAFSKSPHSASSVSAKAKKDMHALEVDIRAFISAGKMEKLMAVNTDQQGVLVRVPTRAIFKPGTAQINPKATVLLDKVASIMKKKDFNLVVRGHTDDRATKNNIYSSNWELSAARAASCLRYILKKSGVSSKRLKAVGYAGTKPLVPNTSNRNRAINRRVEFYYQPPSDNW